The genomic window AGATTCACATTTGAGCAGCGTGGCACGCTCTCGCGGTCACAGCAGTTGCGTTTGGTTTCGAGCCATCTCCGTCTCTCCCTTCGGCCCCGTTTCTCCGCGACACTCtccgtttctctttttttctctcacgtGTCACTGATCGCGAGACGAAAAGAAGAAGCAGGAGAGATCAGGCGAGCGGGAAAGAGAGAAACGGAGAACGGTGAAGACgggagagagatagagagagagggagagaaagaggcgTGCTGTAGGTGCAACAGATCATCGTACTTAACACACTACATATTTCACACCGGTGTTCGCACGTACAcgtttaaataaatatgtatatatacatatatatacgtatacacatgtacTCAACGCTAGCAATACAAGTGCTTGGATACGAAATTCAGATAAGTAGGCAGATAGACAGACAGCTAATAGATGGATGGACAGagaggtagagagagagagagatagagatagatagaaagagtgagagagagaaagagagagagagagagagtcgaaTCAGGGTAAAATcggtgagagagaaaaaacgttCGGTGCGAGAGGCAAAATGCATAGTGAATGGGTGAATGTCTTGGTTGTCTTTAAACTTTCTTACCTGTTTTACTAGAGGGAGTAGTGTCTGTTCTATGCTACGGGTCTTAATCTCTAGGGTAGCCGGGTCTACGGGGTCGGGTGTCGCCATGATTCGTATACAACTCCGCACTCCGTAGACTCGGGGCGAGCTCGCGGTTCGTTAGCCCCTtgccccccacccccctcctTGCCTGCCCTCGCCGCGTCGCcgtctcctctcctcttcgaCGGCAGCGCCTCTCCAGGGTTGCGGCGACGCCTCGCGTTCGCTCGACGGAACGACGCCGGGCGTCGCGGCCACCCTTCGAACCCGCGCCGTTCGAACCTCGCTCCTCAGAGGCATCTTGCCACCTACCGTCGAACTACGCGAATCTCCGACGTTAAGTAGGGTTCGACAGTTTGGAACTCGGttcgatttcaaaattcaagttgTCGGACGCGTCGAGATCGTCGTCCGCGAGAAgtgaaatattaataaatatacgGTATTTTTCACGCTGTTACTACTTTCTAATCCACTTTGGCAGCTGCTCGACAATTTCTGACAGTTATAACCACGTAGATGCATTCTTTCTCTTGGAATCCCGTTACCGCTACGTTTTATGATCAGTCGATGGCAGAATATTATTACCAAATTAATTCTGTTTCGAATTCGTTGAAGATTTATACACCGTTTGCCATTTTTTAGCGGTtgacgtattattttttaattacacagACGATTTGCGCTGAATCTACTGATTCGTAAGGGTAACAGGATTATTCTGGAAAGTTGAGTCTCCTTCAAATAGGTAAGAAAAAATCCGATATCGGGTATTTCAATATCTCAGAGCGTTTGAAGCCTAGAAAATGCGAGAAAAAAGCAGaccaaatattatttttcggaattgcAATATTCCGAGCTTGTATGTTGATTAAAGCAAAGGCGAggttttattcatatattatattctatGATATTCTGtaacatatttttgtatttggTATCACTTCGTACAATCTgcggaagaagaagaggaaaaaaagttatGTACAAACTACCTCAACGAATCCTAatcgtgttatttttatccaGTTCGGAGTGTatgttatttcatttatttttctaacctAACCCTATAATATGCTGTATAGGCATGTTAGAATTTCGAATAGtcaacgataaaaataataatacagttTAATCTTGTAAATATTCGGAGTCTATGTGTGGCGGGGCCTATTAATACATCACTTTTATTCCTCAAGTTGAACTTACTTGAATTATCGTGTTAATTTTCACctgtacctatacatataacgtgTCTTTGGCACAACCTCTGAGAAACGAGGCTGTGACTAAGGACAAATTCATGGCTATCCGTCGCTGAGCTGGCGAACAGAATTCCagattaatatttttacttgaaaacGTGTGTGATTATTGTTAATCGCGTGAAAGTAATTAAGAGTATCCCGTACGTAGATACGAAAGTAGTGGGTGCAGGTGGTTACACAATCACGACTACAGCCAGTATCGTTAATGCGGCTAAatatatgtttaatttttaaataaagctGAATAATGACTAGTCCTACAATGCGCTGCTTCCCCAAAAATCGGGCAATGTAATGGTACATCAGGCTGTGCAACAAGAGTGAATATTTACCACTTCGTATCTGATGATCATCCTATCTTCAATTATCACCATGCCTAACATAGAGGGAGGGATGTGAACAGATATAGggaattatacagaaaagcgCGAGTTATCGAAAACTCAAACTTGGAAATCGCGAATCATAAGCAGGATCACGTTCTTCGACAACGAGGCCACATGAAATCGAAGACGAATGATGCACTGCAGGTATCGCAAGCTTTGCCATTGGCTACAAATGTAAACCCAATTGAACCAGAATCGTCACTTGACATTCGCAGTCCGTTGATTATTAGGGGCGAGGGGAGCTCTCCGCTTCACGTGTTTTTCCGGAGGAGCTTGTTTCGGTATTGGAATACCGTTCACCGAAAATCCGCCCTTTCGTTTCCTGAGGGATTCAGTCGGTAGGTACTCGGCAGGACGCAGCAGCTGTCGGAAATTGTAAGGTCCATTCATGTCCTCGTTCGTGTAATCATTCGTCCTTGGTCCTTCTTGACTGCGTGATCTTTCGACGGTGGGTCTGAGGAGGTACCTTAGCTCTGGGGAGGCTTGGTAAGGGTATTTTTCGCGCGGCGCGGGAATGGCCGCCTTGTGGTAGGCGTTGTTTCCGTTCATGATGTTGTGCCCGATGACTGGCCTGTGTTTCAGGCCGTTTTCCATTCCGTTTCGAGGCCCATTCGGCACTCCATTTGCCTGAGGCATGTGGGCAGGGTTGTTCAACCTTGCCGCATAGTTTATCGCTTCTAGGTGACGCTGGTTAGCGAGCTGGGTGCTACTCTGGACTCCGTTGTTCCGTAGGCCATGTGGATCGTTGACACGCGGAATGATGATTGGCACATTATGGGTAGACTTCTGCTGGTTCCAATTGGTCGGAGAGGGGCGCATGTTGTGGTTATATACGCCGTTAGTCTTTGTACTGTGGGAAAGAACGGTTTTGATTAACAGAATTCCAAACCAGGGCTCAGTCGCATGTTAATCATCGATGGGACACAGCAAGTCATGGCATTTCGCTGATGGGGTCGCACCCTaagaagaaatttcaagtttaaCGACGCACTACACTGGGACCATTAGGGGTTATTCTCTGAGCGAGTTTACCTGAAAGTTTTCCATGATACCTCTGTGTAaggtaaaaaaggaaaagagcACAGTTTCAATTAACACCGAATAAATAGAGGTAAAGAGAAATGTTCAACGAAGGGATGCTACTGGAAGAAAGACCTGATCTGTTTTTCTCCTGCTTGAGACTCCGCTGGATTCCGCAAGGCCTTGTGCCAAATGTCCGAGAGATGCTGTTCGGGGGCGAGAGCGTAGTCGCCCTGCGCCATTAGTCTGTCTCTCCGCTCCGCATCGACCTCGAGAACCTGACTGATTCGCGTCCTGTGGcattaaatttcaatcgagTTGTAAGAAACGACAAGGAGCCAAGCGATTCTGCGGAATACCAAATAACTGATAGATGGCGGTACTGCATCTACATAGGGGAGTCTAGCGAACCTACGATACTCGGGGCATCCCAAGGACGAGAAGTGAATGACATTCGCACGAGAGTCTGGTCTTTAAAACGCAATAAAAATCTAGTGTCCCTTGGGTCACTCCGCGTATTTTTCATCAGCGCCAGCAGCATTGCTATTGATATTGCTCTACCTCGAGGATGGATGAAGGTCATTTTCGAGCTGTATCAACGGTGAGTCCCAACCAGCTTCGTCGTCTTCGAATTCCGAACCACTTTCGATGCGAGCGTCAgaattattgcaaaattaaATCAGTAATAGAATTTCTTATCGTCTCACTAATCGGAAGAAGACACTTTGAATTCAACGTTCCGTACTGTGGTCTCAATATTTACCTGCTCATTTCTTCCTTCAGATCTTTGTAGTATTTTGCAGTAGCTTCAGCATCGGGTGGGTTTCCGTTGCGGTATTCCAACATCTTGTGAACCATGTCGAAGCCCTCGGGGCGCACGTAGTCAGGTGGTGGTTCCTCAACATCGTTCAGGCGGATGCCTGGTTTGTTTCGACGAAGGTTCTTATGGACATCTTGATTTTTCATGTGAACCTAAAATCGACCGACTCAATTGTAGCGGAACAATGCACTTGTGGAACAGTATGAGCTGTCAGACTTCACGAAAAAAACATACGTTCTGCGAAAAGGCGATGAGATCGGTTTGTCTTAGTTTCGAATGCACCGGATCCCGTGGAGGATGAACggatttcttcttcttaacAATTTCCTCCTTCCTGAACCATCGTTGAACGATAAAAGCAGCGTCTTCGTTTCTCAAACCCTCGCGAAGAAGTGCTTGAAGACCATCTTGTTTGTTATCGTAGTTGTTTAAAATTCTCTTGAATCTTTCCTCCAGTTCATAACCGAACCGTCTTCGGATAGTAAATCCTCGGAAATCTGTTGCGGAGATGCGTATACGTTAAACACATTCCTTTATCTGAGAGGATTGCAACGAAACATGCAATTGTTTGCGAGGAATAAATAAACTACTCACGACTCTGAATAATTACAGCAGCCGTGTCCTCGTTAAGATTCTCCTTTCCTTTGTTGAGCTCGTTCACTGCAGCAACATCGATTTGCTCCTGTGTGAAACCACGGAGGAGCTTAGCCTTGAACCAGTTCATACCAGTCTTCTGTTCATTTTCTGAAACCATGCGTATAATATGCGTTATGAAGTTATTCACCTTGATCTTATAGTTCACCAGTAGGAGTAAAACTGAGTGTAAAAGCTTACCTCTTGCTTTTTCCAGAGCCAGTGCCTCCTCCTCAGCCCTCTGTTTGATAAGTTGTTCTTCCAAATGCTTCCTGGTAAGCCAGCCCCGAATGTGCCTCTGTAGAGTAACGATGGAGACAGCGAACTGCCACTTTTGTTTTCTGTATCTAATCTTCGCCAACCATCGGCGTACGCATGCTTGTACCATGATGATTTTCTTCAGCTGCTCCTCGTACATCTTTGAAAGGAACTCGACGTGATAGTACTTGAGGAATACCTTCGTCTTACCCAGAGCCCAGCCGTCCATTTTCAAACGGACCAAAAGCAGCCGACAATTGTCACGATTTGCAACCACTCTCTCATCGTATCCAAATGCCAAGAAGCAATACCTGATGAGTTCATGTCAAATTGTTACTTTGGCACTGAGTATTGTCAgagatgaaatggaatagAGCCCTTTTGTGAAACAAGGGCCGTGCAAACCTTTTGAGAAAGTCGTTGAAAGGGATCCTGTGGGAGAAACCATTTTGACGAATTCTTATGGTCTCCAGAACACCGGTGTATCTGAGCTGCTTGATTACCTTCTCCTTATCAAAAAGTCGAGGACTCTTTGAGTCGTTTGGTTTTATGCAACGAACGAATTGTGGCGAGCCGGATACCATCTTTTGGAGGAGATCCATGAGGGAGAAACGGAAGTAGGTCGCAACCGTCTGTTGTGCTCTGGATTGCGAGGCAAGTCCGCGACTACTGTACCGATCCTGAAATAGTTTTAAAGGTTGTGGAACCGCCGGAAGATCCTTTCGGcacaaaaaatattcgttaGTATCGTTCAGGTCAAGGGTTCGATcgggagaaagccttggaagCGACACGGAGGCCGGAACGAGACAAAGAACATTCTTGTAGCCACAGTGAATTACGATGAAGCAATTGTTTCAATGACCAGCTGAAAAACACTGCAGAGCGACGCACACGCATAGTAAGCTGAACATAACTGTTGTTTTACCTTCGTACTTTGGTGAGACTGTGAAATCTTGCGGGAACCTGTGTCGTACAGAGCTGAGTACAAGTTTCCGGTCCTTGTGATTGGACATTGAAACAGAAACCGCACCATATCGAACTGAGACTGTCGTATCAACTGGATGACCTCAGGTGGCAAAAAGTTTCTATTCTTCTCTAAGAATCCGTCCGCCTGATAAACAACACGGCCAGCAAAGTGGTGAATGGCGAAACAAATGGCGTCAGATTTTGGTCGCACGTAGAATTTTGACTTGACATTGTTGTGGAACTTTTCTGAAAGGTAATGGAAAACAACGGTTGAGTATTTGTTAGCAGTAGGCTTGTTTAATAGCCGTAATCATAAAATCTCTGCGAAGAACTCACCAACGAGAGACCTGTCAGTTGCCCTTGGGAATCTACTTTCCTCGTCGAGAAGAGCGAGCAGGCCAATCGGTCGGCTGAGAAGCATGTCAAGGACGGGACGGTTGTCTGAGAATTCAACAAGATCAACGGGAATGCCCTCAGCCATGTATTCTTGTTGTTCCCAAGTGAATATATGCTGGTTAAAATAGTACTGGATCTGCTCGTTGGCAATGTTGATGCACAGTTGTTCGAAAGAGTTCCTggggaaattttcgaaaccaAAAATATCAAGAAGACCGATTGCCAAAGGTTCGTAGTTAGCACGGTCGAAGTTCAACAGGCAGTTGATCTGGTTCACCATCCAGTCGAAGAGGCGACCGTAAAGCCCTTTGGCCATTGCATCCCGTGCCGCACTCGCCTCAGTCACGGTATTATTTCGCGTAATGGTCTCACCTCGA from Neodiprion lecontei isolate iyNeoLeco1 chromosome 1, iyNeoLeco1.1, whole genome shotgun sequence includes these protein-coding regions:
- the LOC107224864 gene encoding myosin-IIIb isoform X8, which translates into the protein MLHDLNEMTGGGTNMAYHGLSQHLNFDSLPDPDERFSLQELIGEGTYGEVYSARDKTTDSLVAVKILENVADNIEEIEEEYLVLRDLSLHPNIPLFHGIFLKKAPAQEEDQLWFVMELCTGGSVTDLVQGLKKRGKRLTDDQIAYIIRETVEALIYLHSNHCMHRDVKGHNILLTEEARVKLVDFGVSSHLAATMARRNTSVGTPYWMAPEVIACEQQLDSSYDSRCDIWSVGITAIELADGDPPLSELHPMRALFQIPRNPPPSLKNPDLFSPELTDFISECLVKDLEHRPFASELAEHPLLVNVAAVLDQVREELREEISRQRSNGRVHRQPEVTTKHGKLKTDRKTKPEKMYVDDLAALDLLSEDAIVEQLQNRYEHAQIYTYIGDILVAVNPFANLGLYTGIEQRRYKGQARSDNPPHIFAVADAAYQALLHQRRNQAIVISGESGAGKTESANLLLKQLVYLSKAPNRNLEERILQINPIMEAFGNATTGINANSSRFGKYLDLTMTKGGKVTGARIAVYLLEQSRVVAQAEGERNFHIFYYMYDGLDADNRLKEFHLDSGLRQRHKYLADHSHTSQTHIDKFQQLKAGFKVLGFRDEEVDTVYGVLAAILHLGDIEFAEVASEDNTDNKSRVIDMAPLHRVSRLLGVEAIDLLEALTSNSVVTRGETITRNNTVTEASAARDAMAKGLYGRLFDWMVNQINCLLNFDRANYEPLAIGLLDIFGFENFPRNSFEQLCINIANEQIQYYFNQHIFTWEQQEYMAEGIPVDLVEFSDNRPVLDMLLSRPIGLLALLDEESRFPRATDRSLVEKFHNNVKSKFYVRPKSDAICFAIHHFAGRVVYQADGFLEKNRNFLPPEVIQLIRQSQFDMVRFLFQCPITRTGNLYSALYDTGSRKISQSHQSTKDLPAVPQPLKLFQDRYSSRGLASQSRAQQTVATYFRFSLMDLLQKMVSGSPQFVRCIKPNDSKSPRLFDKEKVIKQLRYTGVLETIRIRQNGFSHRIPFNDFLKRYCFLAFGYDERVVANRDNCRLLLVRLKMDGWALGKTKVFLKYYHVEFLSKMYEEQLKKIIMVQACVRRWLAKIRYRKQKWQFAVSIVTLQRHIRGWLTRKHLEEQLIKQRAEEEALALEKARENEQKTGMNWFKAKLLRGFTQEQIDVAAVNELNKGKENLNEDTAAVIIQSHFRGFTIRRRFGYELEERFKRILNNYDNKQDGLQALLREGLRNEDAAFIVQRWFRKEEIVKKKKSVHPPRDPVHSKLRQTDLIAFSQNVHMKNQDVHKNLRRNKPGIRLNDVEEPPPDYVRPEGFDMVHKMLEYRNGNPPDAEATAKYYKDLKEEMSRRSHRKWFGIRRRRSWLGLTVDTARK
- the LOC107224864 gene encoding myosin-IIIb isoform X7 encodes the protein MLHDLNEMTGGGTNMAYHGLSQHLNFDSLPDPDERFSLQELIGEGTYGEVYSARDKTTDSLVAVKILENVADNIEEIEEEYLVLRDLSLHPNIPLFHGIFLKKAPAQEEDQLWFVMELCTGGSVTDLVQGLKKRGKRLTDDQIAYIIRETVEALIYLHSNHCMHRDVKGHNILLTEEARVKLVDFGVSSHLAATMARRNTSVGTPYWMAPEVIACEQQLDSSYDSRCDIWSVGITAIELADGDPPLSELHPMRALFQIPRNPPPSLKNPDLFSPELTDFISECLVKDLEHRPFASELAEHPLLVNVAAVLDQVREELREEISRQRSNGRVHRQPEVTTKHGKLKTDRKTKPEKMYVDDLAALDLLSEDAIVEQLQNRYEHAQIYTYIGDILVAVNPFANLGLYTGIEQRRYKGQARSDNPPHIFAVADAAYQALLHQRRNQAIVISGESGAGKTESANLLLKQLVYLSKAPNRNLEERILQINPIMEAFGNATTGINANSSRFGKYLDLTMTKGGKVTGARIAVYLLEQSRVVAQAEGERNFHIFYYMYDGLDADNRLKEFHLDSGLRQRHKYLADHSHTSQTHIDKFQQLKAGFKVLGFRDEEVDTVYGVLAAILHLGDIEFAEVASEDNTDNKSRVIDMAPLHRVSRLLGVEAIDLLEALTSNSVVTRGETITRNNTVTEASAARDAMAKGLYGRLFDWMVNQINCLLNFDRANYEPLAIGLLDIFGFENFPRNSFEQLCINIANEQIQYYFNQHIFTWEQQEYMAEGIPVDLVEFSDNRPVLDMLLSRPIGLLALLDEESRFPRATDRSLVEKFHNNVKSKFYVRPKSDAICFAIHHFAGRVVYQADGFLEKNRNFLPPEVIQLIRQSQFDMVRFLFQCPITRTGNLYSALYDTGSRKISQSHQSTKDLPAVPQPLKLFQDRYSSRGLASQSRAQQTVATYFRFSLMDLLQKMVSGSPQFVRCIKPNDSKSPRLFDKEKVIKQLRYTGVLETIRIRQNGFSHRIPFNDFLKRYCFLAFGYDERVVANRDNCRLLLVRLKMDGWALGKTKVFLKYYHVEFLSKMYEEQLKKIIMVQACVRRWLAKIRYRKQKWQFAVSIVTLQRHIRGWLTRKHLEEQLIKQRAEEEALALEKARENEQKTGMNWFKAKLLRGFTQEQIDVAAVNELNKGKENLNEDTAAVIIQSHFRGFTIRRRFGYELEERFKRILNNYDNKQDGLQALLREGLRNEDAAFIVQRWFRKEEIVKKKKSVHPPRDPVHSKLRQTDLIAFSQNVHMKNQDVHKNLRRNKPGIRLNDVEEPPPDYVRPEGFDMVHKMLEYRNGNPPDAEATAKYYKDLKEEMSSGSEFEDDEAGWDSPLIQLENDLHPSSRTRISQVLEVDAERRDRLMAQGDYALAPEQHLSDIWHKALRNPAESQAGEKQIRGIMENFQYKD
- the LOC107224864 gene encoding myosin-IIIb isoform X1, translated to MLHDLNEMTGGGTNMAYHGLSQHLNFDSLPDPDERFSLQELIGEGTYGEVYSARDKTTDSLVAVKILENVADNIEEIEEEYLVLRDLSLHPNIPLFHGIFLKKAPAQEEDQLWFVMELCTGGSVTDLVQGLKKRGKRLTDDQIAYIIRETVEALIYLHSNHCMHRDVKGHNILLTEEARVKLVDFGVSSHLAATMARRNTSVGTPYWMAPEVIACEQQLDSSYDSRCDIWSVGITAIELADGDPPLSELHPMRALFQIPRNPPPSLKNPDLFSPELTDFISECLVKDLEHRPFASELAEHPLLVNVAAVLDQVREELREEISRQRSNGRVHRQPEVTTKHGKLKTDRKTKPEKMYVDDLAALDLLSEDAIVEQLQNRYEHAQIYTYIGDILVAVNPFANLGLYTGIEQRRYKGQARSDNPPHIFAVADAAYQALLHQRRNQAIVISGESGAGKTESANLLLKQLVYLSKAPNRNLEERILQINPIMEAFGNATTGINANSSRFGKYLDLTMTKGGKVTGARIAVYLLEQSRVVAQAEGERNFHIFYYMYDGLDADNRLKEFHLDSGLRQRHKYLADHSHTSQTHIDKFQQLKAGFKVLGFRDEEVDTVYGVLAAILHLGDIEFAEVASEDNTDNKSRVIDMAPLHRVSRLLGVEAIDLLEALTSNSVVTRGETITRNNTVTEASAARDAMAKGLYGRLFDWMVNQINCLLNFDRANYEPLAIGLLDIFGFENFPRNSFEQLCINIANEQIQYYFNQHIFTWEQQEYMAEGIPVDLVEFSDNRPVLDMLLSRPIGLLALLDEESRFPRATDRSLVEKFHNNVKSKFYVRPKSDAICFAIHHFAGRVVYQADGFLEKNRNFLPPEVIQLIRQSQFDMVRFLFQCPITRTGNLYSALYDTGSRKISQSHQSTKDLPAVPQPLKLFQDRYSSRGLASQSRAQQTVATYFRFSLMDLLQKMVSGSPQFVRCIKPNDSKSPRLFDKEKVIKQLRYTGVLETIRIRQNGFSHRIPFNDFLKRYCFLAFGYDERVVANRDNCRLLLVRLKMDGWALGKTKVFLKYYHVEFLSKMYEEQLKKIIMVQACVRRWLAKIRYRKQKWQFAVSIVTLQRHIRGWLTRKHLEEQLIKQRAEEEALALEKARENEQKTGMNWFKAKLLRGFTQEQIDVAAVNELNKGKENLNEDTAAVIIQSHFRGFTIRRRFGYELEERFKRILNNYDNKQDGLQALLREGLRNEDAAFIVQRWFRKEEIVKKKKSVHPPRDPVHSKLRQTDLIAFSQNVHMKNQDVHKNLRRNKPGIRLNDVEEPPPDYVRPEGFDMVHKMLEYRNGNPPDAEATAKYYKDLKEEMSSTKTNGVYNHNMRPSPTNWNQQKSTHNVPIIIPRVNDPHGLRNNGVQSSTQLANQRHLEAINYAARLNNPAHMPQANGVPNGPRNGMENGLKHRPVIGHNIMNGNNAYHKAAIPAPREKYPYQASPELRYLLRPTVERSRSQEGPRTNDYTNEDMNGPYNFRQLLRPAEYLPTESLRKRKGGFSVNGIPIPKQAPPEKHVKRRAPLAPNNQRTANVK